Genomic segment of Plasmodium brasilianum strain Bolivian I chromosome 8, whole genome shotgun sequence:
ATCATCGATAAATGCATGTGCGTTTTCTATATGGTCTAGTATATTTTCATCAAACGTGTCtagtatgtttatatacatatgtttcattttgtatatattattaatggaaactgttttttccttttcccttAATGATTTATTTAGTTCACACACATTTTGTATCATTCCTTCTGTGGCTCCGTTTATGGCTGCGTTTGATGTTGAACCTGTTGCTGCTTCTCTGCCTGCGTCTTCCTTTGAGTTGTCTTTGTAACTAACCGGCTCTGAAGGTAAATCTTCTTTAGCTATCTGTTCTTTCAAAACGTCTTTACTTTTCATAATTCTACATAACTTTTCATTCTTCTCGTTCTGATTATTGTCATTAGGATATTCTTCCACTTTTTCGTCCTTACACAAGTATAAGTCGTCTTTCTCTTCTACCAATGCCTTCACTTCTTCTCCCTTTACTTGAGTACTTCCTTTTTCGTTATCTAAGTCTCTTTGCCTTTTTGTGGGTCCGTAGTCAATTTCGCTTTCCTCTGCATTAACAACATAATCAATTTCAGTATCATCACTTAGGTGAAGCATTGCCTTTACATAATCATTGATCGTACTATTATCAAGTTTGCTATTTAAAATTTCGTATGGATATACTATGTAGTCGTAGTGAGCCGAGGTACTGGAAACTAACTCTTGTGAATCATCCCTTAAATGAGATGGAGTTGTATGATCCGTATTCTTCTCATCGCCATCATTACAATCATCATTACATTTTAATGTTACAGCATTTCCATCATTTCTACTATTTGCAGGAATGTCATTTGAATGTTCATCTCCTacaaaattatcatttatatttcttaacaATTCGCTTTTgcaatttataaatttgtcTTTGTAAAATACTTTATGTTTTTCATCGGCATTATGATGGCACCATTCAATGCTCTTACACCCAAAGCAGGTAAGAACACCACCGatgtttaattttattagttgatatatttcatttgcGTTGTATACATTGCTGATGTATATCTTATCAAATACCTTAACAATCATCCTTTTGCACGTTTGCAGATATTCAGTTTTGCAGTTTCTACGTACTTTTTTCCGTTTCTCTACGCAAGCTTACACACCTACACacattcatatacatatgtacatatgcgcGTGTTAATGGGCATCTATACGCCTGCACAACAACACACATATAACTCCACTTATATAATGCTAAATGGTGGGTGTTCAGAAATTACgcagttttatatattatggtCTAACAGGACTACCACTGCTTTACGGCAAGAAAATTTATTGCTTGTTTGTTGTTGAATGGATTGGGGAGGGGggagtgaaaaaaaaaaaaaaaaagaagcaattacatatacatatataagtaatatacacgtacatacaaatatgtgtACACGTAGGAGTTCTCTCCtttgataattataaataattttccttaatttatatatttttttaaaaaaaaaaaaagttaaaaaggTTTAGTCGTGTTATATTAGGAGCTTCACATtggaataaacaaaaaataattgttatataatGTCCTTTTTCGTAATTTAAAAGCAGTTTTATTTCatgtacttaaaaaaaaaaatagcccTGCGGATATTGAGAAAAGGGTCGTCAACGCGTGCAAATTGGGTGGAGGGGGGTAGATGATTATTAATGGGCGAGCAATATATGTGTACccctatgtatgtatacacatatatatatatatagactactatatgcaaaaaatagTATCTTTGTCACTGTTAAAAGGTAAGCGTACAAGAGGAATAATACTTATACATGTGCTTATACATGTTCGtatacacataaacatacaaacatacgcGCATACAAgcaaacatacatatgtatatatactagTACATAGGAGCGACCATGTCAACTAGTACATGCCGcactttttcatttcttccCCTAAATTGAAGTTCTTTTGCACGTATTATAAATAAGCttatacaaaatgaaaatattcaGTTTTCATATACATCCCTTTAATTGATTTCTTCATATGattaataattacatatacatatgtttttaattatgtattacCTACTAGGCTTGTAAAAATATGGTTAAGGTGTAACTCTTTTTTTAACAggtttattaattattttatttatttgaaaaaaaaaaaaaatatatatatatatatatatcacccACAAcgttgaaattttttttttttttttttttttataaaatcgtcatgcatataatattttaagtaaaaatttatttttctttttgcaaGAATAGTAATTAATTATGATGCTGTTAAATATTTGaccatatttatttttttaaatttcctatgtagtattatttttttttttttttctcccaaaaaagatatatacgaatatgtatatacgaatatgtatatacgaatatgtatatacgaatatgtatatacgaatatgtatatacgaatatgtatatacgaatatgtatatataaatatgtatatataaaattgtacatgtaaatatatatgtatttataaatacatatgtacatataaatatatatgtatacgtatgttAAAGTAAATATTCGTATATAAGTacgtatattcatattattacttaCAAGCATGAACATGCTAATGGGAGTATATTCACTTGAGTATTCTtggattttattttaatttattatttcatgcTTTTTCCCCCCCCCCTGTTACTTGTTAGCTTAACGTATAAAAAAGAGTTTAGAGGAATTCAAAACGGGCATTTGCTAGGAGCTCAAAAGTGTACAAGCTACTTGAGGTGAAAATATTAGGGAAACCTACTACAATATGCatagtaatatatacaaatttgcgcatttatacgtataaacGTGAGTGTAAACGTATATGTAAATAGTAACGAACGTGTAGCATGTACACTGCGCAAAGTATTCATAATACGAACCGtatataaatagatatacatacatatatgcgtgcatatatacgtacatgcatacgtacataaattGCGGAGAGGTTGAAAAAGCAAATGTGAACGTGCTATGCAGGATAGGTACCTAGTCACAAGGATTATTAActacatgtatatgcacgtacatatgtaagaatatatgcatgtacatatgtaagaacatatgcatgtacgtatgtaagaacatatgcatgtacgtatgtaagaatatatgcatgtacatatgtaagaatatatgcatgtacgtatgtaagaatatatgcatgtacatatgtaagaatatatgcatgtacgtatgtaagaatatatgcatgtacatatgtaagaatatatgcacgtacatatgtaagaatatatgcatgtacatatgtatgcatggcAGCACGCGTTTATAATACAGACGCATCGTTCAAATTTTTCGCGCAAGTAATTTGTTTTCGCACACTTCGAAGCAATATATAATGGGATCGAAGAGAAATGAACTGGACAGGAAGGACGTGTATAGAAATTTAAACTACAGCAACGAGAAACTAAATGGAGGtgatattaaatatgtaaaggAAATAGACCCAATACTGAATGACGATTATGGAGATAGCTTTTCGAACTATAGGAG
This window contains:
- a CDS encoding dual specificity protein phosphatase, with amino-acid sequence MIVKVFDKIYISNVYNANEIYQLIKLNIGGVLTCFGCKSIEWCHHNADEKHKVFYKDKFINCKSELLRNINDNFVGDEHSNDIPANSRNDGNAVTLKCNDDCNDGDEKNTDHTTPSHLRDDSQELVSSTSAHYDYIVYPYEILNSKLDNSTINDYVKAMLHLSDDTEIDYVVNAEESEIDYGPTKRQRDLDNEKGSTQVKGEEVKALVEEKDDLYLCKDEKVEEYPNDNNQNEKNEKLCRIMKSKDVLKEQIAKEDLPSEPVSYKDNSKEDAGREAATGSTSNAAINGATEGMIQNVCELNKSLREKEKTVSINNIYKMKHMYINILDTFDENILDHIENAHAFIDDIISENKNILVHCMAGISRCSSIILSYVSKKNKKGINKNLSILKSKYPFAHPNENFYRQLLLYEKMNYTLDGSTEFHNAYKKIKFDRKFLEDLKLFNLKNEKEPTYKFRCKYALFSDNDIIEHDLDKCKIKKNYGNCCTSIFIEKKEWLLTEGTLKGVLYCPNANCNIKLGKWSWNGICCSCGYLQIPAFMVNTSNVDRMRINTI